The genome window GCATCTTTTTTTCTATCACTAATAGTTGAAATTCAAATGGAGATTTTCAATTCATGGATACCGTTTTATTATAAACCTGAACCAATTATTATCCGCAATAAACGCCCCTTTTAGCTGTAAAATCTATTTGACTTAGCTGCAGACAATAACCGAAATATTGCTTTTAAAAAATATTTCTTTCTCTTTTTAAATAAATACAGATTCAAAAGAAGAATTATAAAAATAAAACAAAATGAACAATTCTAATATAAAAATATTGATCGCTGAAGATGATGCATTAATGGTAAAAATTCTTGAGTTTATACTTAGAAAAGAAGGCTATGAAGTGGCTTCCTGCAAAGATGGCTTAACTGCTATCAAAATGATTCCTATTTTCGTACCTGACTTAATCATTACTGACATTGTGATGCCATATCGTTCTGGACTGGAAATAATTAACCATTCAAAAGAAAATTTTAAAAACATTCCAGTTATTGTAGTGTCATCATTAGGCGAAGAAGAAAGCACAGTAATTAAAGCATTTAATTTAGGTGCTGATGATTTTGTTTCTAAACCTTTTAATCCAAATGAATTATTGGTGAGAATAAAACGTTTATGCAACAAAACAAGACACAGTGTAAAATCAAAAGAAAGTCTTACAATAATTCTCAGTGCTTAATAGGCTGTTTAATATGAGTCAGCTCTGGGTAATTACGTAATTATAATACAACTCCGTATGAAACATCAAGCAAAACATTTAATCAAATCAATTCCTACAATATAAAAACTGTTTTCTGTTTATTAAAACCACTGAAAATGATTTATAACTACAAAAAACAGTTTTTCAGATAGTGTTTGTTTTTTGACTTATAAAAAACTACAGTTTTACTTTTAATGGATTTTGGATTATTTTTGACTGTTTTTCTAACAAGGCGTCCCACTCTTCTGCCGATTTCACCTGACCGCTTTTAAGCCATGCAAAACCTGCATAATAAATCAATATATTATTTACAGGGTTTGTAACGATTAAAATCTGGCTCTGATCAGCAGCTTTAGTACGGTAATCAAAAGCTTTTGTCACCGCTTTTGGATCGATCAGAATTCCTTCTCCTACAAATGAATCATCAATTGGTTCCCAATGACGAAAAATTCCTTTTTTAGCATCAATCAGGACTGTTCCTTTCTCCTGATGCAGTGTAATTCCTAAGGTATAA of Flavobacterium marginilacus contains these proteins:
- a CDS encoding response regulator transcription factor translates to MNNSNIKILIAEDDALMVKILEFILRKEGYEVASCKDGLTAIKMIPIFVPDLIITDIVMPYRSGLEIINHSKENFKNIPVIVVSSLGEEESTVIKAFNLGADDFVSKPFNPNELLVRIKRLCNKTRHSVKSKESLTIILSA